Proteins from one Desulfonema limicola genomic window:
- a CDS encoding ABC transporter substrate-binding protein — translation MKTVSKILPGLGFVSIYFIFIVILTMPVYSAASEKQTSAPVRIGLTAEFGLRNSFSAQAVEMGIRVAIDEINQQGGVLGGRPLVLETRDDRSVPARAIKNIKDFNTMTDMTAVFGARFSPVLVEVIPLVHEIGMILLDPWASADIITSHDRKPNYCFRLSLKDSLAMPAMMKNAFKRGLADMGLILPNTAWGRSNLKAGEAFAAANPKINIVRSRWYNWGDSTLLELYQDILSAGAKVIILVANDREGSILLNEIANLPGNDILPILSHWGVTGGYFFKTAQESLKKIDFSVVQTFSFFKADPKSGNNSCLWLKNFTI, via the coding sequence ATGAAAACTGTATCAAAAATATTGCCAGGACTCGGATTTGTATCTATATATTTTATATTTATTGTTATATTAACAATGCCAGTTTATTCTGCTGCATCTGAAAAACAAACATCTGCTCCTGTAAGAATAGGTCTTACTGCTGAATTTGGTCTTCGTAACAGCTTTTCAGCCCAAGCTGTTGAAATGGGCATCCGTGTTGCAATTGATGAAATCAATCAACAAGGCGGGGTTCTTGGGGGCCGTCCTCTTGTTCTTGAAACAAGAGATGACCGTTCAGTGCCTGCCAGGGCTATTAAAAATATAAAAGATTTTAATACTATGACAGACATGACAGCAGTTTTTGGAGCCAGGTTCAGCCCGGTTCTTGTAGAAGTAATACCTCTGGTTCATGAAATCGGCATGATTTTGCTTGATCCCTGGGCTTCGGCAGATATTATTACCAGTCATGACCGGAAACCTAATTACTGCTTCCGATTATCCCTTAAAGACAGCCTGGCAATGCCTGCCATGATGAAAAATGCTTTTAAGAGAGGGCTGGCAGACATGGGGCTGATTTTACCCAATACAGCCTGGGGCAGAAGCAATTTAAAAGCCGGCGAAGCTTTTGCAGCAGCAAATCCAAAAATCAATATAGTTCGTTCCCGCTGGTATAACTGGGGAGATTCCACTCTTTTAGAATTATATCAAGATATACTTTCTGCTGGAGCAAAGGTTATTATTCTTGTTGCCAATGACCGTGAAGGCAGCATACTTTTAAATGAAATTGCTAATCTTCCTGGAAACGATATTTTACCTATATTGTCTCACTGGGGGGTAACAGGAGGCTATTTTTTCAAAACTGCACAGGAAAGCCTGAAAAAAATAGATTTTTCAGTAGTCCAAACCTTTAGTTTTTTCAAAGCTGATCCCAAATCAGGGAACAATTCATGTCTGTGGCTGAAAAACTTTACAATATAA
- a CDS encoding ferritin, with amino-acid sequence MLSKKMEDALNDQINAELYSAYLYMSMSAYFEAEGLNGFAQWMKAQAQEEQLHAEKFYSYINERDGRVILKAVDAPPFKWDSALAVFKDILAHEQKVTGLINHLVDLAIEQKDHAAHQFLQWFVEEQVEEESSVRSVIDELNLIGGGGSGMFMLNRELGQRVFAQDTAE; translated from the coding sequence ATGTTATCAAAAAAAATGGAAGATGCGTTAAACGACCAGATAAATGCTGAACTCTATTCTGCCTATTTATATATGTCAATGTCTGCTTATTTTGAAGCTGAAGGTTTAAATGGTTTCGCCCAGTGGATGAAAGCCCAGGCCCAGGAAGAACAGCTTCATGCTGAAAAATTCTATTCTTATATTAATGAACGCGACGGCCGTGTAATTCTTAAGGCTGTTGATGCCCCGCCTTTTAAATGGGACAGTGCCCTGGCTGTATTTAAAGATATTTTAGCCCATGAGCAAAAGGTTACAGGCTTGATAAATCATCTTGTTGATCTTGCCATTGAGCAAAAGGATCATGCAGCTCATCAATTCCTGCAGTGGTTTGTAGAAGAACAGGTTGAAGAAGAAAGCAGTGTCAGAAGTGTAATTGATGAATTAAATCTTATCGGCGGAGGCGGAAGCGGCATGTTTATGCTCAACCGTGAACTTGGACAAAGAGTATTTGCACAGGATACTGCTGAATAA
- the hypE gene encoding hydrogenase expression/formation protein HypE — translation MTIDKILLDHGSGGKLSHKLISEILVPIFDNPILSSMDDGAVFEIPKGKMAFSTDTYVVDPIFFPGGDIGELAVNGTVNDIAMCGASPVYLSAGLIIEEGFSIHDLEKILKTMEKAARKAKVYIVTGDTKVVPKGAADKIFINTSGIGMIYDKADTASSNAKPGDKIIISGTMADHGITILTQREGMKFDTSIKSDTAPLNHVVKNMLTDYPQAVHVLRDPTRGGVGTALNEIAESSKAGIKIYEQRLPVKKEVAGICELLGFDPLYIANEGKFIAVVSPDMADQVLKLIHEDEYGRDACIIGQVTDDHPGRVFMETSIGGTRIVDMLTGEQLPRIC, via the coding sequence ATGACAATAGATAAAATACTTTTAGATCATGGCAGCGGCGGAAAATTATCCCATAAACTGATTTCAGAAATCCTGGTTCCCATATTTGACAATCCCATTCTTTCTTCCATGGATGATGGAGCTGTGTTTGAAATTCCCAAAGGGAAAATGGCATTTTCAACTGATACCTACGTGGTCGATCCCATCTTTTTTCCAGGAGGCGATATTGGGGAACTGGCAGTCAATGGTACTGTTAATGATATTGCCATGTGCGGAGCATCGCCTGTCTATCTTAGTGCCGGTCTTATTATAGAAGAAGGCTTTTCCATACATGATCTTGAAAAAATTCTTAAAACAATGGAAAAAGCAGCCAGAAAAGCAAAGGTCTATATTGTTACCGGCGATACCAAGGTTGTACCCAAAGGAGCTGCTGACAAGATATTTATCAACACATCAGGGATAGGCATGATTTATGACAAGGCAGATACTGCCAGTTCCAACGCAAAACCTGGAGACAAGATAATTATCAGCGGTACAATGGCAGATCATGGTATAACTATTCTTACACAGCGTGAAGGAATGAAATTTGATACATCTATAAAAAGCGATACTGCTCCTTTAAATCATGTGGTTAAAAACATGCTTACAGACTACCCTCAAGCTGTTCATGTTCTCCGTGACCCCACAAGGGGAGGAGTGGGAACTGCATTAAATGAAATAGCAGAAAGCTCAAAAGCAGGTATAAAAATCTATGAGCAAAGGCTTCCTGTAAAAAAAGAGGTTGCAGGAATCTGCGAACTGCTTGGATTTGATCCTTTGTATATAGCAAATGAAGGGAAATTTATCGCTGTTGTCAGTCCTGATATGGCAGACCAGGTTTTAAAACTTATACATGAAGATGAATATGGCAGGGATGCCTGCATAATCGGCCAGGTTACAGATGACCATCCAGGCAGGGTTTTTATGGAAACCAGTATAGGGGGTACAAGGATTGTTGACA